GAAAAACGAAAGTTCAGCTAATGCTTTTCTTCTCGTGTAGAATCATCGATCGATTCGTTGAACTGGAGCGATTGACATTAAGCAGACAAAGCTATAAATGTTGCCCAGAGCATAACTCACAGACAAACGTCTATGAGTATCTACAAGTTCTGGGCTATAAAAACcagtaaataaacaagtaaCGGCTTCAGATAGGTTTCAAGAACCCGCAGATGCGGatgcaaaagcacaaaatagaATCAAcgaaatagtttaaaaataaataaaagtaatttaacaAAGAACTAGTTATCAGCCAACGAATTTAAAGAAGCAAACgccaattgcataaattatgcaaaaatctatcaaagcttttaaataaattctaatcaAGCTAAAGATTCTTAATAAGCCGAGACGCGTGCCCCCGCGATAGTTGGTAACACATAAAAGCTTTCCGCATACGAGTCGCGTGACGTGTTTACAAGACTACaatccaaaataaatataaaaaaatataaaaagtgatCAAAAGTAAAGCTTAGAGCCCGACAGCTCTTACGTCGGTGCCAACTTGACCTTGACACTCACTTTTCTAAACAATATATGAGCATAAATATCATTATCGTGCTGCTCGTCTTTGCGCGTTTTTCGGCTATAAGCGGTGTCTTCTTGCGCAGACGCGTCTCCAGCAGCTCGACAGTCTTCGAACGCAGCGTGGCGTGGCAAAGCGTTTAACTAAAGCGCGctctttaaaaattatataaaacattcatatatatgtgcattacataagtttaaacaaagtttattTGCTGTGCTGTGTAAAAATACAGTTTgcatgttaagctgctgcatttattaatacataatttgttttaaacaattaaatccACCAACAGCTGCCAAGTCAATTGTTCAAGTGCAGTATGTGTTTTAAAATCgtgtgcaacagcagcttgttgctgttgctgctgttcggcCTCAACGCTTTGGTTAGCTCCAACAATCTGGCTGGCTATGAAGggtaattaaatgcattaaattttaggttttaacaaaacaaaaataaaaattagcataatatatataaaggctTTTAAGTTACAGAGTTCAGTAATTTATGCGCGTATTAAATCTTccactgctactgctacttacaatttgtttagacCACGCCGCTTAGGCTGGCGACACCCATAGCCATGCTAAAGTACATTAGGCATACATCGAATGTGTTGACTtcatttgttttacatttaaacCAAAGATATGGTATGGCCAAAAGTGCGACTAGCACTCCATAGCGAGAGGTTtttaaaacaagtttttttaattctttcaGCATGTTGTCTTGTCAGTgttttttaaaagtattttaatgtGAAATCGATGACAAATGTTTCTAGTGCCTGCTTAAGgaaagttttatataatttttatgtatacgAAAACAAGTTTGAAGCACTTTTAAAGAATTAATCCATTTATAGACAACTGCAAGATAACAAAAGTAagctattatttaatttgtagtgcataacaaattagttaaataaatataatttgcctAACTATGTCCAGATGTCAAGGTCAAGTGCATAGcacaaaaaccacaaaaaagaaaaaaccaaaacaattaCGCCTCTAGCCAACTTGActgcaaattattgttgttgcttttgttgttgtttaaacaGCGCAGCATGATGCGGCAAACAAACATGTATGTAAATGCCAAAGTGTTGgacaaagcaaatgtttgccaaaacGTTGCGAGCAACGAACTATTGTTAGTATTGGCACATGGGGCGTATGAGTAACTTGATCTTTAATTAGCAGGCCATAAATGCTGGCTTCCTTCCGTTGTTAGCGGGCGTTGTTCGTAAAGATTTCAACATAAGTATATGTTTTATGATTGtgcataaatgcataaaatataatttgtttgcttacgaTTTTTGACAAGGTCGCTTCGGCTACAACAATAGCTTACAAATTGAgtacaaataacaaattaatggTGTTAAGCTAAACTAATCAAATGTTAACAGTTTCTTTATGTAAAAACGATGCAGTTTGGTTtagggtttttttttaaacatttaaagtgaACGCTGTTTAGCTGTCTGTATGCATATtaagctaaacacacacacacacacaagcataaatGCAAGCTGTACGTGTGTGAGTCTAAACATTGTTGGCGggtgtttaattaaattatttatacacatgcatatcaTTGTCTGCCACACGTGATTAGCCTCGTCTTTGTCTTCTGTTTTGTACTCTGCCCGCCCCCAGCTTTGCCGCCCTCTCatgctgcttttgctatttgatGAATATGCATagattttcaatatttgtagctgctgcttgttgccttCATCGTCTTGTCTGTTGCCGTTGTggaatttttgaaaatgatAAATTGGTCACAAATTTCATTGCGAGGTGGCAAAACGCCAATTGCTcagacaaacagcaacagcaacaacaacaatgttgctctgctttgctttgcctttctgcataaatttgtgtatCAACAACTCATTTCTTTGCGTAGCGccgcaaattaatttttgtaattcaATTAGCTTAAGATTTATGCCATTGAGACTGGCGGATTTTCccaaatttttaattggctCAAAATGATTGTATTTTAAAGGGCCGtagctgcaatattttaaacgAATTAAATTACTCATTACACACGACCTTGTAGGTAATTAGAAATATGAatgtgtttataaatatgtgcGATGAGTACTCAACAGAAGtatttttcatattcaaaATGAACTTACCTGCTATCGATAGGGCACTGTTATCGACAGTACTTCAAtgaagctaaaaaaaaataaaatgaatatggTCACACTTAAAGAGTGCAAATGCgccaaaagcattaaaattgttttacaagtgcattatttaactttaatattaattctTTTTCATAGCTATACCAAGTATACGCTACATCATGACGACGAGGCTGCCTATCGCTATATGGTTGACCTGCAGACCACCGATACGGATGTGGACTTCTGGCTGCTTTCACGCAACATGTCCGTGCTGACAGTGGCGCCTCAGCTTAAATCGCAATTCGAGTCGCGTCTATCGCAGCTTGGCGTGCAGTATCAAATGCAGCCGCTGATGGAGCTCATGGCTGCCTTGGAGGGCAATAGCACCAGCTATGGTGATGAGTATGAGGAGTGCCAGTCGGGTGACTGCGATACGCAGCGTTCGCATAATCGCCAGCGTCGTCAGTCTCGAGGCATCTTTGGGCATTTTCCACGCTATCATGAGATTCTGAACTTTATGAGTGGACTGGCCAACCGTTATCCTCTGCACTGTCGCTACGAATCCTTGGGACGCAGTAATGAGGGTCGCCACATTGCTGGTCTGTCTATTAGCCTGAACCAACGCGTGCGTCCACGTAGAGTGGCTTACATACAGGCAGCTACTCATGGTCGCGAGTGGATTACAACACAGACGGTGCTCTACTTGGCCTACGAGCTCCTGACCAATCTGAGAGCTTTCCAGCGTGTGCTGCATGATGTGGAGGTGTTCATTGTGCCTTTGGTTAACCCCGATGGCTATGAATATACGCATACAACCGTAAGCTCTATAAGTCAGCTCAACTTTACATGCAAGCTCACTTAATCTTGTTTTACAGGATCGTTTCTGGCGTAAGAATCGTCATCGCTATGCTGGCCATGGCTGCACCGGCGTCGACATCAATCGTAATTTTGGCAATCACTGGAACTCTAAGGGCGCAAGCCAGAATGTAAGTCCACCTGTTGCGTTTGACTTTGACCTTCAATTAAATCactatttgtttttacataTTCTCACCCTTTAGCTCTGCTCGGAGGTTTATTCGGGTGTACAGCCCAATTCGGAGCCGGAAACTGCGGCAGTGGTTCGCTATTTGGAATTCAATCGTCATCGTGTGAAACTCAGCCTGGATGTGCACTCATTCggcaaattcattttttatccCTACGGCTTTGCGAGGTGTGTATTGTGTATGGTCATGTTTTTTGGACTCGGCGCTTCACCAGCCCACAGCCCGCTGGGGTTGCCGCGCGCTGTCCAAgcaagaaattcaatttacttttcaattaattgccaaaagcaattaaaactgaaTATTTTCCGCCAGTGCtacatttaaattctttaCTTCTCCACCCCCCTGCAGAGGTGCCGTGCCACCCACTGTGAACACGCTGCGCTCGGTGGCGCTACGCGCCGCCAACCAAATCGGCAAATATCGCGGCACACGCTATACAATCGGCACCTCAGCCTCCATTCTGTATGAGGCATCTGGCAGTCTGGATGACTTTGCCTATGGCACACTGGGCATACCCTTGTCCTACACGCTTGAGCTGCCCGGCGAAGAGTTCCATGTGGCGACCTTTGACATTCTGAACGTCTGCAAGGAGACATTTGCCGGCTTTGTGGAGTTCATACGCCATGTTAGTCTGTATTAGAGAGAGTCGTCtgtatttaagcaaattattttgaatttatatttgttaatttaactaattaatataCTTGTTGTTAGCTAATAAAGTAGCAATGTGAGTTAGAGACAGAAGATACAATGTACCCTAACTAACGTGTTTTGTTACCCCGTTCCTTAATTTTAAGTATATACAAGTTTATTATGTTAAGTCTAGTCCTTAATAAGCGGATACTTGACAATCATGCGACGTGCCATAGCTTCAATGCCCAGCCAGCTCTCCTTGACCAGGCGATCAATATCTTCAGCTGGAGGATCGAATAAATTCTCACCACCTGCAGGCAACTCCATCGTATAAGTTATAGGAAAGCCACCATTGAAAGCATAATCATCGCTAGCGCCTGCAGCAGGATACAACAAAGTAGTGGAGCAGCCTACTTGATAGACAGTGCCCGTAGCAGCTTTAATAGCATCTGCACCAGCGCGCGCTACTTCATCAAGATCAGGCCACGTAGCAGGCAATTCACTACAAGTTAGCAATAAGGAtaagcattgttgttggcatacAATAGCAAAGACTTACTCTATGTAGCCCCAAGGATAAAGCAGATACTGTCCATGGGAATGCAAGGTAAGATACATTTTGCCACGCTTTGATATACCATAAGTATGTATTAGATCGCGCACCACCATAGCTTCGGGCTCCGAAAATGCCTTGGGACCTGCATAGGTATTGGAGCAAGGATCTGCGGAGGCGCCTGTTTCATTCCAATGATAACCAAAATTACGATTCGGATCAGTGCCAATGCAAAGTTCGCTGCTGGGCTGACGCGTCTTGCGCCACATGCGCGCATCCTGCGAGCTCTGCGTATACTCATAACCATCGGCATTCACCACAGGCAGAATAACCCAATCATAATCCAAAAGTAGCGCAGCATGCGTATCAAACTGCTCCACCAGCTGTCCAATTATATAAACTGCAGTTGCTGGCGAAATCCATTCGCGCGCATGGAAACCACCATCGACTAGTATGACATTCTTATTGGCACGGCCATCGCCATTGGTTATAGTAATGGTCTTTAACCAGCGTCACTCGTAGCTTTTGCCCACTTTTTTAACGTACACACGCTGCGGATATTTTTCTGCTAGTTGCTCAATATAAAGATTTATCTCCGCGTGGGAATAATAGCGTTCCGTGCTTAGTTTTTCTTCAAAAGGATATTGATGACGCAGCAAATGAAGGTGCTTGTATTGTCGTTCCAAGGATTCACCCACATTCTCGCAAAGCAACTTGTAGCTTCGCTTGTGCTTagccaacagctgctgcagctcctgctgAGCTTGAGGATGCACTAGCACCACGTTGGACGCATATTGCTCATAGTAACTTTCATTTAGCGACAGTTGCTTCAGCAGTTGGCTCACATCAAAGCTACGCTCGCTTCCTTGCAGCTCATACACTTTGTagctaaacaattaatatagtTAACTGAGCTTTATAAAAAACTGCTGCCTTACCCATCATAAACACTCGTTTTAGCTTGtgtaacaaataatattaaacagcttaataatagcagcaacagtccTTTCATCTTTGCAACTCAAGCGTTTGGCTAGCACTAAACTATTTCTAATCACTTGTTCAGCTATCAatacactttaaaaaatattagctTATCTACAAATTGCTTGTAAAATAATcattataaaatgaaatcgaCGTTTTGCTTAGATTATAgtgcaaaaattattgtaaggTGCTAAAGATAAGGCACAGTACACTTAAagaaaactatatatatgttgtcTAAGCCGCTTAATctaatttttgtataagtgcgcaatgatttattttcttaagtGGCAATaatgataaatttaaaaacctaTTTATAcagctgaaattaaaaatagccaAAGTGATAGTTTTGAGCTTCTGCTCTTCAATAATTCCTAAATAATCAGCTTATCTCTAATCCCTTTTCAAGTTAATTCCAAAGAAATTTGTTACACTCTATCTTATATTAGAGGTTAATGTGATAACGTTTTTTCCCACCTTATATCTTATCTTCgattcataaatttttaacagtGCAGTTTCACTTGATcaacagcaaatataaatatatatttacggTCTAGTTGTTTTTAATCTAGAACACAGTTTATTGTTGTCGTTATAAATACTCTTAAAAGAAACTAAGTCAAGAGTAACAAAATGTTTCAGAATTGGCGCACTCTTCAGTTTAATACTTTTCAATAAGCTTTTCGGCCATGGCGCGTACACCGATCCAGGTCTCGCTTACGAATGACTCAATAGAGCTCTCTGGAGGATTGAAGCCCAGCGAGCCGCCACCGCTGAGTTCCATTGTAATGGATACATTAAAACCAGCATAGAAACCATAATCATCACTAGCACCAGCAGCAATATAGAGCACATTTGTGGAACTGCCCACCTCATAGACAGTGCCGGTGGCAGCTTCGATAGCATCGCCGCCAGCGCGTGCAACATCATCCAGATCTTGCCAGGTGTCGGGTAAGTcgctaagcaaatttaatttaaagttagtACAATGtcctttgaaattttatataattttgtaccTAGTCCAGCCCCAAGGATACAGCAAATAGTTGCCATAGGAGTGTATGGTGAGATACATAACACCACGATCTGCCAGCGAATGCATCAAATCTCTTATAACAATTGTCTCTGGCTCGGAGAAAGCATGTGGTCCGGCAAAGGTATCCATGCAGGGGCTTGAAGAAGCGCCCTCCTCATTCCAATGGAAATCAAAGTTACGATTAGGATCAGCACCATAGCAAGTTAAACCCAGCTGGCGATAGGGCTGACGAGTTTTGCGGAACATGCGAGCTGTGGTGCCAGTCTGCGTATGCTCATAGCCATCAGGATTCACCATAGGCTGGATAACCCAATCATAATCCTTCAGCAGGTAAGCGTTCTCCTCAAAGTGTTCCACTAGCTGATCAATCATATACAGCACGGCTGCGGGTGAGATCCACTCACGGGCATGGAAGCCACCATCCACAAAGACAACTTTCTTGTTGGCA
The DNA window shown above is from Drosophila busckii strain San Diego stock center, stock number 13000-0081.31 chromosome 3L, ASM1175060v1, whole genome shotgun sequence and carries:
- the LOC108600998 gene encoding carboxypeptidase B is translated as MCFKIVCNSSLLLLLLFGLNALVSSNNLAGYEGYTKYTLHHDDEAAYRYMVDLQTTDTDVDFWLLSRNMSVLTVAPQLKSQFESRLSQLGVQYQMQPLMELMAALEGNSTSYGDEYEECQSGDCDTQRSHNRQRRQSRGIFGHFPRYHEILNFMSGLANRYPLHCRYESLGRSNEGRHIAGLSISLNQRVRPRRVAYIQAATHGREWITTQTVLYLAYELLTNLRAFQRVLHDVEVFIVPLVNPDGYEYTHTTDRFWRKNRHRYAGHGCTGVDINRNFGNHWNSKGASQNLCSEVYSGVQPNSEPETAAVVRYLEFNRHRVKLSLDVHSFGKFIFYPYGFARGAVPPTVNTLRSVALRAANQIGKYRGTRYTIGTSASILYEASGSLDDFAYGTLGIPLSYTLELPGEEFHVATFDILNVCKETFAGFVEFIRHVSLY
- the LOC108597995 gene encoding LOW QUALITY PROTEIN: carboxypeptidase B-like (The sequence of the model RefSeq protein was modified relative to this genomic sequence to represent the inferred CDS: substituted 1 base at 1 genomic stop codon), with amino-acid sequence MKGLLLLLLSCLILFVTQAKTSVYDGYKVYELQGSERSFDVSQLLKQLSLNESYYEQYASNVVLVHPQAQQELQQLLAKHKRSYKLLCENVGESLERQYKHLHLLRHQYPFEEKLSTERYYSHAEINLYIEQLAEKYPQRVYVKKVGKSYEXRWLKTITITNGDGRANKNVILVDGGFHAREWISPATAVYIIGQLVEQFDTHAALLLDYDWVILPVVNADGYEYTQSSQDARMWRKTRQPSSELCIGTDPNRNFGYHWNETGASADPCSNTYAGPKAFSEPEAMVVRDLIHTYGISKRGKMYLTLHSHGQYLLYPWGYIE
- the LOC108598723 gene encoding carboxypeptidase B, coding for MSRKDARVVVSPEQLSSFKSLLQEQNLIYELLSDNLEAVLAKEFAQRSLVPLPQAGKGRLSTERYYTHEEIMNYIADLAARFPKRVFVRTVGWSYEQRALKTITITNGDGRANKKVVFVDGGFHAREWISPAAVLYMIDQLVEHFEENAYLLKDYDWVIQPMVNPDGYEHTQTGTTARMFRKTRQPYRQLGLTCYGADPNRNFDFHWNEEGASSSPCMDTFAGPHAFSEPETIVIRDLMHSLADRGVMYLTIHSYGNYLLYPWGWTSDLPDTWQDLDDVARAGGDAIEAATGTVYEVGSSTNVLYIAAGASDDYGFYAGFNVSITMELSGGGSLGFNPPESSIESFVSETWIGVRAMAEKLIEKY